Proteins from one Ketobacter alkanivorans genomic window:
- a CDS encoding SDR family oxidoreductase, producing MNSAVKVVAITGGASGLGKAMALRYATAGWRVAIADINDERGAETLKELQALTGDAFYQKVDVRDAAAIEAWRDAIIERWGQVDAVINNAGIASHGGIAESSLEDWDFAIDINLMGVVRGCKLFSQVMKQQGFGHIVNIASMAGLIHSPEMNSYNATKAAVVALSETMLFELAPFGIGITVVCPGFFQTNLAESTRSPDNHAQAHVSKMLATSDITADDIADQVFAAVANKQFMLLPHKSYRNTWYWKRFMPTLYNNKMGQYGAKLAAMRQRS from the coding sequence ATGAACAGTGCAGTAAAAGTGGTCGCCATTACCGGTGGAGCAAGTGGTCTGGGCAAAGCCATGGCCCTGCGTTATGCAACAGCAGGCTGGCGGGTTGCCATTGCCGACATCAATGATGAGCGCGGCGCGGAAACCCTCAAAGAACTGCAAGCCCTCACCGGTGATGCGTTCTATCAGAAGGTGGATGTACGGGATGCCGCCGCCATTGAAGCCTGGCGCGATGCTATTATCGAGCGCTGGGGGCAAGTGGATGCGGTCATCAACAACGCCGGTATCGCTTCCCATGGCGGCATTGCCGAAAGCTCACTGGAAGACTGGGACTTCGCCATCGACATCAATTTGATGGGGGTGGTACGGGGTTGCAAACTGTTCAGCCAAGTGATGAAGCAGCAAGGTTTTGGTCATATCGTCAATATCGCCTCCATGGCCGGGCTGATTCACTCTCCTGAAATGAACAGCTACAACGCCACCAAGGCTGCGGTTGTGGCACTGTCAGAGACCATGCTGTTCGAGCTGGCACCTTTTGGCATCGGCATTACCGTGGTGTGCCCCGGCTTCTTCCAAACCAACCTGGCAGAATCCACTCGCTCACCGGATAACCACGCCCAGGCCCATGTGAGTAAGATGCTGGCTACATCGGACATCACCGCCGACGATATCGCAGATCAGGTTTTCGCAGCTGTGGCAAACAAACAGTTTATGCTGTTACCCCACAAATCCTATCGCAACACCTGGTACTGGAAGCGGTTTATGCCAACACTGTATAACAATAAAATGGGGCAATACGGCGCCAAGCTAGCAGCCATGCGCCAACGATCATAA
- a CDS encoding LysR family transcriptional regulator, producing MHIGKVDLNLYVVLDAIYREESITRAATKLSLTQPAVSHALARLREVYGDQLFVRAGNRMVPTPLVRSIIQPVREALSHLQTTLATPQAFDPATNSKQLVLGMRGVVESVLLPELVAELVVQAPLMQFTSVRIPRRDMEAELAAGRLDLAFDVLLPVGASIRHEVLLEDDFVVVSRQRHPLLEGGLDLEKYLQLRHIVVSSRRSGPVVEDFELGRLGYHRNIGMRCQNYFVALSTVAHSEMLLTVPENYAIRNQHYHDLKIWPIPVELRPVASYMYWHVSVQEDPANLWLRQQVMKLHARASS from the coding sequence GTGCATATAGGTAAGGTGGATCTGAATCTGTATGTGGTGTTGGATGCGATCTATCGGGAGGAGTCCATTACCCGAGCGGCGACCAAACTCAGCCTGACTCAGCCTGCGGTAAGCCATGCGCTGGCCCGATTGCGGGAGGTATACGGCGATCAACTATTTGTGCGGGCAGGAAATCGTATGGTGCCCACGCCGCTGGTGCGTTCTATCATCCAGCCGGTGCGGGAGGCGCTGAGCCATTTGCAGACTACCCTGGCCACCCCCCAGGCATTTGATCCAGCCACCAACAGCAAGCAGTTGGTGCTGGGGATGCGGGGCGTGGTGGAATCGGTGTTGTTGCCTGAGCTGGTGGCGGAGTTGGTGGTTCAGGCGCCGTTGATGCAGTTCACCAGTGTGCGAATTCCGCGCAGGGATATGGAGGCGGAGCTGGCTGCGGGGCGGCTGGATTTGGCGTTTGATGTGCTGCTGCCGGTGGGAGCCAGTATCCGGCACGAGGTGCTGCTGGAGGACGATTTTGTGGTGGTGTCCCGCCAACGGCACCCACTTTTAGAGGGTGGGCTGGATCTGGAGAAGTATCTGCAGCTGCGGCATATTGTGGTGTCTTCCCGGCGCAGCGGCCCGGTGGTGGAGGATTTTGAGCTGGGGCGGTTGGGGTATCACCGCAATATCGGCATGCGTTGTCAGAATTATTTTGTGGCGCTCAGTACGGTGGCTCATTCCGAAATGCTGCTCACCGTGCCGGAGAACTACGCCATTCGCAATCAGCATTATCATGATCTCAAAATATGGCCGATTCCGGTCGAATTACGGCCCGTGGCCAGTTATATGTATTGGCATGTTTCGGTACAGGAGGACCCCGCCAATCTATGGCTGCGGCAACAGGTGATGAAGCTTCATGCTCGAGCCAGCTCTTAA
- a CDS encoding acetoacetate decarboxylase family protein — MTMISPASKIQIDPFFQVPSYVKATRSGKVQLPVLYKDSSCLHVILKVKTSLTKSLLVDSGLTPALKMGQHTLLSLSAFEHRHSTLGTYSAVHLTLPSLRKTGFYRRSGWRELIAKGEQRHMAFLLLQSVNNTAAINNAGKEIWGFPKQMANIDIVSNRQVIGFEVRDSDNRKTMLSFGGMPKKIMPFPAFDLTLYSQNEHGLHRTVINARGKYNFHLPLGFRIELGDSDSPLTRTLRQLQIEDARILSVLNTHKYQARMNEGVLVECLDDL; from the coding sequence ATGACTATGATAAGCCCGGCGTCAAAAATCCAAATCGACCCGTTTTTCCAGGTGCCGAGCTATGTCAAAGCAACGCGGTCGGGCAAGGTTCAACTGCCTGTACTGTATAAGGATTCCTCCTGTCTGCACGTTATTCTGAAGGTCAAAACCAGTCTGACCAAAAGTCTGTTAGTGGACTCCGGGCTGACACCGGCGCTCAAGATGGGCCAGCACACCCTGCTATCCCTAAGCGCTTTCGAGCACAGGCACAGCACCCTGGGAACCTATAGTGCGGTGCACCTAACCCTCCCATCCCTACGCAAAACCGGGTTTTATCGGCGCTCCGGCTGGCGCGAGCTGATTGCAAAAGGCGAGCAGCGTCATATGGCGTTTCTACTGCTGCAATCGGTAAACAACACCGCAGCGATAAATAACGCAGGCAAGGAGATTTGGGGGTTTCCCAAGCAGATGGCCAATATCGATATTGTATCCAACAGGCAGGTTATTGGTTTTGAAGTGAGGGATTCCGACAACCGCAAAACCATGCTGAGCTTCGGAGGCATGCCAAAAAAGATCATGCCCTTCCCCGCTTTTGATCTAACCCTGTATAGTCAGAACGAGCACGGGCTGCATAGAACCGTGATTAATGCGCGGGGGAAATACAACTTCCACCTGCCGTTGGGGTTTCGCATAGAGCTGGGGGATTCCGATTCCCCCTTGACCCGTACCCTGCGCCAACTGCAGATTGAGGATGCCCGCATCCTCAGTGTTCTCAACACACACAAATACCAAGCCCGCATGAACGAAGGTGTCCTGGTGGAATGCCTCGATGATCTTTAA
- a CDS encoding AsmA family protein: MRVLKWIGLLLAVLVLILLVAVVVLRFFIDPNDFKAQISALVEDASGYQLSLDGELSWSFYPVLGFQSEAVSVVAAPDQSAFLNLRKLAVGVELMPLFSRQLKVQQLLLEGLDAQLLVNEQGHPNWQLPTTSETSTTPASSDPQSESKPESSSAGSMPELSIPLIRIVDSNLRYRDAVSGTDIGVVIDRLELENVQLAEPIVVRLKGSLMQVDGPRIQLVLDTQLLPDLQKQVYRISPFQLQADIEGLLDAPLAVVMDSAIELDMAKDVALINLTRVQLADSVLSGEVSAAALSTAPAFRGTLKSQPLQLPQLLQQFAVQLPETSSKSALKQASVALSFNGNAQHLAVSDLVLKLDQSTLTGSLAVTDFASQALEFDVLLDRIILDDYLPPATEPQQAQPTSTTQTNQEPEQLLPLDLLRSLDLGGRLRATSVIVQQEEIRDIELRIRAKRGVVDVSTIQAQLLAGRLDGKVTIDAKTDLPKLVTSLKVQDVELTSVSSRFMQDALLSGKASFDVNSTATGNSVDGLLQSALGQMNLQLNEGVLHGVNLNSIVVDALHEQLGNFESVVPQYQKYLPRELRKDTDISKLLANAKLENGHLIMPRFEFFTGESGIDASGKVDLVNQGFDYDFGVVLSALERNKYLKGTRWPVHCAGALSGSPADWCRPDTKKMGAILRGAASNALKDKSAAEIGDKVGLDAQDQEQLELELKEKAKEEEDRVKRKLQKKLDKLLNKN, from the coding sequence ATGCGTGTGCTGAAGTGGATTGGGTTGCTGCTGGCAGTGTTGGTATTAATACTGCTGGTTGCTGTGGTGGTATTGCGCTTTTTTATCGATCCCAACGATTTCAAAGCACAGATCAGCGCCTTGGTGGAAGATGCCAGCGGTTATCAGCTTTCCCTTGATGGGGAGCTGAGCTGGAGCTTCTATCCGGTACTGGGCTTTCAGTCCGAAGCGGTGTCTGTGGTTGCCGCGCCGGATCAATCCGCTTTTCTGAATCTGCGTAAATTGGCGGTAGGCGTGGAGCTGATGCCGTTGTTTTCTCGTCAGCTCAAGGTGCAGCAGCTTCTGCTGGAGGGGCTGGACGCGCAATTACTGGTGAATGAGCAGGGGCACCCCAACTGGCAGTTACCGACGACTTCTGAAACCAGCACGACGCCTGCCTCGTCCGATCCTCAATCTGAATCCAAGCCTGAATCATCCTCCGCCGGCAGCATGCCGGAGCTTTCCATTCCGCTGATTCGTATAGTGGATTCCAACCTGCGTTATCGTGATGCTGTCAGTGGTACGGATATCGGGGTGGTTATTGATCGCCTGGAGCTGGAAAACGTGCAGCTGGCGGAGCCCATTGTGGTGCGGTTGAAGGGCAGCCTGATGCAGGTGGATGGGCCCAGGATACAGTTGGTATTGGATACCCAGTTGTTGCCGGATCTGCAAAAGCAGGTTTATCGGATCTCGCCGTTTCAGTTACAGGCGGATATTGAAGGCTTGCTGGATGCACCGCTGGCGGTTGTGATGGATTCCGCTATTGAGCTGGATATGGCGAAGGATGTGGCGCTCATTAACCTGACTCGTGTGCAACTAGCCGATAGTGTGCTGTCGGGCGAGGTTTCTGCTGCGGCGCTTTCAACCGCACCTGCTTTCCGTGGTACCCTCAAATCCCAACCTTTGCAGTTGCCTCAGCTGTTGCAACAGTTTGCCGTGCAGTTACCCGAAACCAGTAGCAAGTCCGCGCTTAAACAGGCGTCAGTGGCGCTGTCGTTCAATGGCAATGCACAGCATCTTGCGGTGTCTGATTTGGTGCTGAAACTGGATCAAAGTACCTTAACCGGTTCTTTGGCGGTAACGGATTTCGCCAGCCAGGCGTTGGAGTTTGATGTGTTACTGGATCGCATCATTCTGGATGACTACCTGCCTCCCGCCACAGAGCCACAGCAAGCGCAGCCCACATCAACAACCCAAACCAACCAGGAGCCAGAGCAGCTGCTGCCGCTGGATCTGTTGCGCAGCCTCGATTTAGGCGGACGGTTGCGCGCCACCAGTGTGATCGTACAACAAGAGGAGATCAGGGATATAGAGCTGCGCATCCGCGCCAAGCGCGGGGTGGTGGACGTATCCACCATTCAGGCACAGTTGCTGGCGGGGCGGTTGGACGGCAAGGTTACTATTGACGCCAAAACCGATCTGCCCAAACTGGTCACCTCTCTCAAAGTGCAGGATGTCGAACTCACCAGTGTGTCCTCCCGTTTTATGCAGGATGCCCTCCTGTCGGGCAAAGCCTCTTTTGATGTCAACTCCACAGCCACCGGTAACAGCGTGGATGGGTTGCTGCAAAGTGCGCTGGGCCAGATGAATCTTCAGCTTAATGAAGGTGTGCTGCACGGTGTAAACCTTAACAGCATTGTGGTGGATGCCCTGCATGAGCAACTAGGGAACTTCGAATCGGTGGTGCCGCAATATCAAAAGTACTTGCCCAGAGAGCTGCGCAAGGATACGGATATCAGCAAGCTGTTGGCGAACGCGAAGCTGGAAAACGGCCACTTGATCATGCCCCGCTTTGAATTCTTTACCGGCGAGAGCGGCATTGATGCCAGCGGTAAGGTCGATCTGGTGAATCAGGGGTTCGACTATGATTTCGGGGTGGTGCTATCGGCCCTTGAACGCAACAAATACCTCAAAGGCACCCGCTGGCCGGTACATTGCGCCGGTGCGCTCAGTGGATCTCCAGCAGACTGGTGTCGCCCAGACACCAAGAAAATGGGGGCGATTCTGCGGGGTGCTGCTTCTAACGCACTGAAGGATAAAAGCGCGGCAGAAATTGGCGATAAGGTTGGCCTCGATGCCCAGGATCAAGAGCAGCTCGAGCTGGAGTTAAAGGAAAAGGCCAAAGAGGAAGAGGATCGCGTCAAACGCAAGCTGCAGAAGAAACTGGATAAATTGCTGAACAAAAATTAA
- a CDS encoding acyl-CoA dehydrogenase family protein gives MDFSHSPKAQEMIARVKAFMDEHIIPNELKYMEQVDEHNGDWTKWQVPALMEEWKERAKAEGLWNLFLPDEHYGAGLTNSEYAPLAEIMGYCPFASEAFNCSAPDTGNMEVLFKYGSEQQKKQWLEPLLEGTIRSVFFMTEPGVASSDATNMEATCVVEGDEVVINGRKWWSSGVGHPDCKVGIFMGVTDPEAPRHSQHSMVLVPLDTPGVKIERMLPVFNRYDAPEGHGEVSFTNVRVPIENIIAGPGRGFEIAQGRLGPGRIHHCMRLIGASERGLKHLIERSLERTAFHKPLAKLGGNGDIIANSRVEIDMARLLTLKAAYLMDTVGVFGAMTEISAIKVVAPNVATKVIDAAIQIHGGGGVSNDFPLALLYGYARVLRLADGPDEVHRGLIARIELNKYK, from the coding sequence ATGGATTTTTCCCATTCCCCAAAAGCGCAGGAAATGATTGCCCGAGTAAAAGCTTTTATGGATGAGCACATCATCCCCAACGAGCTGAAATACATGGAGCAGGTAGACGAGCACAATGGCGACTGGACCAAATGGCAGGTTCCCGCCCTGATGGAAGAGTGGAAAGAGCGTGCCAAGGCGGAAGGCCTGTGGAACCTGTTTCTGCCGGATGAGCACTACGGCGCAGGCCTCACCAACAGCGAATACGCCCCGCTGGCAGAGATCATGGGCTATTGCCCCTTTGCTTCGGAGGCCTTTAACTGCAGCGCACCGGACACCGGCAACATGGAGGTGCTGTTTAAGTACGGCTCCGAACAACAGAAAAAGCAATGGCTGGAACCTCTGCTGGAAGGCACCATCCGCTCGGTATTTTTTATGACTGAGCCGGGCGTGGCCTCCTCCGACGCCACCAATATGGAAGCCACCTGTGTGGTGGAAGGCGACGAAGTCGTCATCAATGGCCGCAAATGGTGGAGTTCCGGCGTAGGCCACCCTGACTGCAAAGTGGGCATCTTCATGGGTGTCACCGACCCGGAAGCCCCTCGCCATAGCCAGCACTCCATGGTACTGGTGCCACTGGACACCCCCGGAGTGAAAATCGAGCGCATGCTACCGGTGTTCAACCGTTACGACGCACCAGAAGGTCATGGCGAAGTATCCTTCACCAACGTGCGCGTCCCCATCGAAAACATCATCGCGGGCCCCGGTCGTGGCTTCGAAATCGCGCAAGGTCGCTTAGGGCCAGGCCGCATCCACCACTGCATGCGTCTTATTGGCGCTTCCGAACGGGGCCTCAAGCATTTGATCGAACGCTCCCTGGAACGGACTGCTTTCCACAAGCCACTGGCCAAATTGGGTGGGAATGGCGACATCATCGCCAATTCACGAGTGGAAATCGACATGGCACGGCTGTTAACTCTCAAAGCCGCCTACCTGATGGACACCGTTGGCGTGTTCGGCGCGATGACCGAAATCTCCGCCATTAAGGTGGTAGCACCAAATGTTGCAACAAAAGTGATCGATGCGGCCATTCAAATCCATGGTGGAGGTGGTGTATCTAATGACTTCCCATTGGCACTGTTATACGGCTATGCCCGGGTACTGCGCTTGGCAGACGGCCCAGATGAAGTTCATCGTGGCCTGATTGCCCGTATCGAACTGAACAAATACAAGTGA
- a CDS encoding phosphotransferase family protein: MSEVLDQAGKVREGEELDPKIITDYVKSVVPDVQGDAVIKQFPGGASNLTYSVKFENKDYILRRPPFGTKAKSAHDMGREFKVMSKLKPVYAYVPDMISFCEEQGSPLDCEFYIMDRLVGIIPRADMPKGVELTPEQARKLSENFVDRFVELHGVDYEAAGLQDLGKGDGYVVRQIEGWSKRFLAAKTDDVPDFEKIMAWLHSNIKDQIKVCVIHNDYRMDNVVLSPTDPTEVIGVLDWEMATLGDPLMDLGNSLAYWVEANDPPAHQMMRRQPTHLPGMMTRDEVVAHYCAKTGLRAEDFLFYRVYGVFRLAVILQQIYYRFYHGQTKDQRFSAFGMMVKLLEEQCNELLQEAGEF; the protein is encoded by the coding sequence ATGAGTGAAGTGTTAGACCAAGCCGGGAAAGTCCGGGAAGGGGAAGAACTGGATCCGAAAATCATCACCGATTACGTGAAGTCGGTAGTACCGGACGTACAAGGCGATGCCGTGATCAAACAGTTCCCCGGCGGGGCCTCCAACCTCACCTATTCAGTAAAATTCGAAAACAAAGATTACATTCTGCGCCGCCCGCCTTTTGGCACCAAAGCCAAATCAGCCCACGACATGGGGCGCGAATTCAAGGTGATGAGCAAACTGAAACCGGTTTACGCCTACGTGCCGGACATGATTTCGTTTTGCGAAGAACAAGGCAGCCCACTGGACTGTGAGTTCTATATCATGGATCGTCTCGTCGGCATCATTCCCCGCGCCGACATGCCCAAGGGTGTCGAACTGACTCCCGAGCAAGCCCGCAAACTCAGCGAAAACTTCGTGGATCGTTTTGTAGAACTGCACGGCGTCGATTATGAAGCTGCCGGTTTACAGGATCTGGGTAAAGGCGATGGCTACGTGGTACGCCAGATCGAAGGTTGGTCAAAACGCTTCCTGGCCGCTAAAACCGACGATGTACCCGATTTCGAAAAGATCATGGCGTGGCTGCACAGCAACATCAAAGATCAGATCAAGGTCTGCGTCATCCATAACGATTACCGAATGGACAACGTGGTACTGAGCCCTACCGATCCTACTGAAGTGATCGGAGTTCTGGATTGGGAAATGGCTACTCTGGGCGATCCGTTGATGGATCTGGGCAATTCACTGGCCTATTGGGTAGAAGCCAATGATCCACCGGCCCACCAGATGATGCGCCGTCAACCCACGCATCTGCCTGGCATGATGACCCGCGACGAAGTGGTCGCCCATTACTGCGCCAAAACCGGTTTGCGCGCCGAGGATTTCCTGTTCTATCGGGTTTATGGTGTATTCCGCCTGGCGGTTATTCTGCAGCAAATCTACTATCGCTTTTATCACGGTCAAACCAAGGATCAGCGCTTCAGTGCCTTTGGCATGATGGTGAAACTGTTGGAAGAACAGTGTAACGAACTGCTGCAAGAAGCTGGCGAGTTTTAA
- a CDS encoding alpha/beta hydrolase, translating to MGRFPTIGIGWLLCLVVALSGCGADNREIGLYVANTADGIDIKMRRYRPTSGYEFSDGTPVVLFPGITLNNNQFDVYSPPWLNSYHYKLPQDAPEWAKQDPVIQDDNLKFFSLAHYLYLRGYDVWMPNYRGVGRGDFDSEHGHGNSNLDVWCALDFPAAVDKVRSVTGKKPVIGGHSTGGLCGYLYLQGITMDAAVVAAGDYLPHVTSSPELAAERNANVAGYLALDPAGIPYYPYSWLLDSRAFFQALVQPVLVDLDSVLPWVLSLLPPVIVSGGIDLTFKLVTGLADAFPSYLPQWANVFGGLDFWRTANMNGYVEDFHARMVFSSFYMGVTAQYSDWAINGEFREHWRNGEENQDLINPPDRRTDDGYYYYQDHMSRMTAPAYSVFSDASGLVDTDTMVGILFEGKTHHPQDEWIEIPNSGHIDVVNGNQAPTVSYPAIADWLDAL from the coding sequence ATGGGTAGGTTTCCAACGATAGGGATAGGCTGGCTGCTGTGCCTTGTTGTGGCGCTGTCTGGTTGCGGTGCAGATAATAGAGAGATTGGCCTTTACGTGGCTAATACTGCCGATGGCATTGATATTAAAATGCGTCGCTATCGGCCCACATCAGGCTATGAATTCAGTGATGGCACGCCGGTGGTGTTGTTCCCTGGTATTACCCTCAACAACAATCAGTTCGATGTTTATTCTCCCCCGTGGCTTAACAGCTATCACTATAAGCTGCCGCAGGATGCGCCGGAATGGGCCAAACAAGATCCAGTTATTCAAGATGATAATCTGAAGTTTTTCAGCTTGGCGCACTACCTGTATCTGCGTGGTTATGATGTCTGGATGCCTAATTACCGTGGCGTAGGGCGTGGGGATTTCGATAGTGAGCACGGCCATGGCAATAGCAACCTGGACGTGTGGTGTGCTTTGGACTTTCCTGCAGCGGTGGATAAGGTTCGCAGCGTGACTGGCAAGAAGCCGGTAATCGGTGGGCACTCCACCGGGGGTCTGTGTGGCTATCTTTACCTGCAGGGTATCACCATGGATGCAGCCGTGGTGGCCGCAGGCGACTATTTACCCCATGTGACGTCCAGCCCTGAGCTGGCTGCAGAACGTAATGCCAATGTGGCGGGCTATCTTGCCTTGGATCCTGCAGGCATACCCTATTATCCGTACAGTTGGTTACTGGATAGCCGAGCCTTTTTTCAGGCGCTGGTGCAGCCGGTATTGGTAGACCTGGACTCGGTGTTACCCTGGGTGCTGTCGTTGTTGCCGCCGGTGATCGTGTCTGGCGGTATCGATCTTACCTTTAAGCTGGTTACCGGGTTGGCTGACGCGTTCCCCAGTTACTTGCCGCAATGGGCTAATGTGTTTGGCGGGCTGGACTTTTGGCGCACCGCCAACATGAATGGCTATGTAGAAGACTTTCATGCCCGTATGGTGTTTTCCAGTTTTTATATGGGGGTGACGGCGCAATATTCCGACTGGGCGATCAATGGCGAGTTTCGCGAGCATTGGCGCAATGGAGAGGAAAACCAGGATTTGATCAACCCACCAGATCGCAGAACGGATGATGGGTACTATTACTACCAAGATCATATGTCGCGCATGACCGCACCGGCTTATTCCGTGTTTTCCGATGCATCGGGGCTGGTGGATACCGACACCATGGTTGGCATTTTATTTGAGGGAAAAACACATCATCCCCAGGATGAATGGATCGAAATTCCCAACAGTGGTCATATCGACGTAGTGAACGGCAACCAGGCACCGACCGTATCCTACCCAGCTATTGCTGATTGGCTGGACGCGCTCTGA
- a CDS encoding SDR family oxidoreductase: MDMKKPFDLSGRVALVTGASRGIGESIAKLLAGNGAHVIISSRKIDDCQRVADEIKADGGSAEAYACHIGDMEQIAGIFNHIRESHGKLNILVNNAAANPYFGHVLDTDLGAYQKTVDVNIRGYFFMSVEGGKLMRDNGGGSIINVASVNGIIPGPMQGIYSITKAAVISMTKTFARECAGAGIRVNALLPGATDTKFAQALVKNDAILNQLLPHVPLNRVAQPDEMASAVLYLASDASSYTTGTSLAVDGGYLIG, from the coding sequence ATGGACATGAAAAAACCTTTTGATTTGAGCGGCCGCGTTGCCCTGGTCACCGGCGCATCCCGAGGCATTGGCGAGAGCATCGCCAAGTTGCTGGCAGGGAATGGTGCTCATGTCATCATCTCCAGCCGCAAAATTGATGACTGCCAACGTGTCGCTGATGAAATCAAAGCCGATGGCGGCAGCGCAGAAGCCTATGCCTGCCACATTGGCGACATGGAACAGATCGCGGGGATCTTTAATCACATCCGTGAAAGCCACGGCAAACTGAACATTCTGGTGAACAACGCTGCGGCTAACCCATACTTTGGCCATGTATTGGATACCGATCTGGGTGCCTATCAAAAAACCGTTGATGTGAACATCCGCGGCTACTTCTTTATGTCGGTGGAAGGCGGCAAACTGATGCGCGACAACGGCGGTGGCTCCATCATTAACGTGGCCTCAGTGAACGGCATCATCCCGGGCCCCATGCAGGGTATCTATTCCATCACCAAAGCAGCGGTCATCTCCATGACCAAAACCTTCGCCAGAGAATGTGCCGGTGCTGGAATCCGAGTTAACGCCTTACTGCCCGGTGCTACCGATACTAAATTCGCGCAAGCCCTGGTGAAAAACGATGCAATTTTGAACCAACTGTTGCCCCATGTACCGCTCAATCGAGTGGCCCAGCCAGACGAAATGGCGAGTGCGGTTTTATATCTGGCTTCGGATGCCTCCAGCTACACCACCGGTACCAGTCTGGCGGTGGATGGTGGATATTTAATAGGCTAA
- a CDS encoding histidine phosphatase family protein, whose protein sequence is MAAIYFIRHGQASFNSDNYDKLSPTGIKQAHALGTALKQRGVQFDAVYAGSMVRHAETAEGCLTAMGCDLDPVIIDGFNEYDHEEVLFKHRPEFSNKLNLAEYLAQHPNPHKAFQAEFELALHRWRGGDYDHEYDETWQHFNQRCVNALNQVRNNRNAKSIAVFSSGGPISVVTGHCLDLNDAHIAELSWSIMNCSITSLLYNKDKITLRYFNDFSHFEYGEDKSLLTYR, encoded by the coding sequence ATGGCTGCGATTTACTTTATCCGCCACGGGCAAGCGTCGTTTAACAGCGACAATTATGACAAGCTCAGCCCCACTGGCATCAAGCAAGCACACGCATTGGGCACCGCGCTGAAACAGCGCGGCGTTCAGTTCGATGCCGTCTACGCGGGTTCCATGGTGCGCCATGCAGAAACCGCAGAAGGCTGCCTGACCGCCATGGGATGTGACTTAGATCCCGTGATTATTGATGGTTTCAACGAATACGATCACGAAGAGGTTCTGTTCAAACACCGGCCCGAGTTCAGCAATAAACTCAATTTGGCAGAATACCTCGCCCAACACCCCAATCCGCACAAAGCGTTTCAGGCAGAATTTGAACTGGCCCTGCATCGCTGGCGTGGTGGTGATTACGATCATGAATACGATGAAACCTGGCAACATTTCAATCAACGCTGCGTTAACGCGTTAAATCAGGTGAGAAACAACCGCAACGCAAAGTCGATTGCGGTATTTTCCTCCGGCGGCCCCATTTCCGTCGTCACCGGACACTGCCTGGATTTAAACGATGCCCACATTGCAGAACTCAGCTGGTCAATCATGAACTGCTCTATCACCAGCCTGCTGTACAATAAAGACAAAATAACACTGCGTTACTTTAATGATTTTTCCCACTTCGAGTACGGTGAAGATAAATCATTACTTACCTATCGCTAA